In Rhododendron vialii isolate Sample 1 chromosome 9a, ASM3025357v1, the following are encoded in one genomic region:
- the LOC131301199 gene encoding serine/threonine-protein phosphatase PP1-like, whose product MDPSLLDDVINRLLEVRGRPGKQVQLSESEIIQLCVFSKEIFLAQPNLLELEAPIKICGDIHGQYSDLLRLFEYGGLPPKANYLFLGDYVDRGKQSLESICLLLAYKVKYPENFFLLRGNHECASINRIYGFYDECKRRFNVKLWKIFTDCFNCLPVAALIDEKILCMHGGLSPDLHNLDQIRNLHRPTDVPESGLLCDLLWSDPSKDVQGWGMNDRGVSYTFGADKVTDFLQKQDLDLICRAHQVVEDGYEFFANRQLVTVFSAPNYCGEFDNAGAMMSVDETLMCSFQILKPAERKAKFNFGSTTFPKSGNPSGFNVFSSTGTVKPGTSPPGVKSFLGAKV is encoded by the exons ATGGATCCCTCTCTCCTTGACGACGTAATCAATCGGCTTCTTGAAGTGAGAGGGCGGCCGGGGAAACAGGTGCAGCTGTCGGAGTCGGAGATCATCCAGCTGTGTGTGTTTTCCAAGGAGATTTTCTTGGCGCAGCCCAATCTGTTGGAACTTGAAGCACCCATCAagatttgtg GTGACATTCATGGCCAATATTCTGATCTTCTTAGGCTGTTCGAGTACGGTGGTTTACCTCCCAAGGCCAATTACTTATTCTTGGGGGACTATGTGGACAGAGGCAAGCAAAGCCTCGAGTCAATATGCCTTCTCCTAGCATACAAAGTAAAATATCCAGAAAACTTTTTCCTCCTGAGAGGCAACCACGAATGTGCATCTATAAACCGTATATATGGGTTTTACGATGAGTGTAAGAGAAGATTTAATGTGAAGTTGTGGAAAATCTTCACAGATTGTTTTAACTGCTTACCTGTGGCAGCCCTAATTGATGAAAAGATTCTCTGCATGCATGGGGGACTTTCTCCTGATCTGCACAATTTGGATCAGATTAGAAACTTACACCGCCCAACGGATGTACCAGAATCTGGTTTACTTTGTGATCTTCTTTGGTCGGATCCAAGTAAAGATGTTCAAGGTTGGGGAATGAATGACCGGGGAGTTTCTTATACTTTTGGTGCCGACAAGGTGACCGATTTCCTGCAGAAGCAAGACTTGGATCTCATTTGCCGTGCTCACCAG GTTGTAGAAGATGGGTATGAGTTTTTCGCTAATCGACAACTGGTAACCGTATTTTCCGCACCCAATTATTGCGGGGAGTTTGACAATGCTGGTGCCATGATGAGTGTGGATGAAACCCTGATGTGCTCTTTCCAAATTCTGAAACCTGCAGAAAGGAAGGCAAAGTTCAACTTTGGGAGTACAACATTCCCAAAGTCTGGAAATCCTTCAGGATTCAATGTCTTTAGCAGCACTGGTACCGTTAAACCAGGAACTTCTCCACCAGGCGTCAAG TCGTTCCTTGGAGCAAAAGTGTAA
- the LOC131299812 gene encoding L10-interacting MYB domain-containing protein-like yields the protein MSSTQTTSSRGKKVATAATKAVWDAQSKECFIQACVEELGGAGYKEGTQLTKIGWANVLKKFNERRGKDYDRSQLKNQLGVLKKEWQLWQHLVLGETGLGRDPDTGAIIASEEWWDLKLMRHPDCIKFKEKPLPLEEEMRILFGSNTATGSIPAAPKECTINLEVDDIDALLDNDDEVQELVHPLEDVSKKRRVDGSATKKGKGKKGTMGLRLEACMQQICDSTDSASSPSSVHRAASDIPTIKECGEKLLLLLEFDTDPTLWAKAHNLFRDARTRTLFMTCPDEIRRYHFITQELQRVEAAELQKMGGGNWFNNRYVSG from the exons ATGTCTTCCACTCAAACAACATCTTCGAGAGGAAAAAAAGTGGCAACTGCAGCTACGAAAGCAGTTTGGGATGCACAGTCCAAAGAGTGCTTCATCCAAGCATGTGTGGAAGAGTTGGGAGGTGCTGGATACAAAGAAGGAACCCAACTTACCAAGATTGGGTGGGCCAATGTTCTGAAGAAGTTTAATGAACGAAGGGGAAAGGATTATGACAGAAGCCAACTGAAGAATCAATtgggtgttttgaaaaaggaGTGGCAGCTATGGCAACACTTGGTTTTAGGTGAAACCGGACTAGGTAGGGATCCAGACACGGGTGCTATTATAGCATCAGAGGAGTGGTGGGATCTCAAGCTCATG CGCCATCCTGATTGTATCAAGTTCAAGGAAAAGCCTTTGCCACTTGAGGAGGAAATGCGCATCCTTTTTGGTAGCAACACAGCTACTG GCTCAATTCCAGCTGCTCCGAAAGAGTGTACTATAAATTTGGAGGTGGATGACATTGATGCATTGTTGGATAATGATGATGAGGTTCAAGAATTGGTGCACCCACTTGAAGATGTCTCCAAGAAGAGGCGTGTTGATGGATCGGCTACGAAGAAAGGCAAAGGCAAAAAGGGTACCATGGGCTTAAGACTTGAAGCTTGCATGCAACAAATATGCGACTCAACTGACAGTGCAAGTTCTCCCTCCTCCGTCCACCGTGCTGCCTCTGACATTCCAACGATAAAAGAATGCGGTGAGAAGCTATTGCTACTTCTTGAGTTTGACACAGATCCAACGTTGTGGGCAAAAGCCCATAACCTTTTCAGAGATGCGAGGACCCGAACGCTTTTCATGACTTGCCCAGACGAAATTAGGAGGTACCACTTCATAACCCAAGAATTGCAAAGGGTGGAAGCAGCTGAGTTGCAGAAAATGGGTGGTGGCAATTGGTTCAACAATCGGTACGTTTCTGGCTAG